A DNA window from Chlamydia buteonis contains the following coding sequences:
- a CDS encoding CT253 family lipoprotein, which yields MRKLLLLVSCGLLSINLTSCSLPASGSYHPKLYKSGSKAKGVVAMLPVFYRSGKASEVLPWNLQAEFTQEIGKRFHASDKVFLIKHTASPQVISQFYSPVVPEFSPQAVAEFLPAEFIVATELLEQKTSQDAFGHDSITASVRVRVFDIRHNKVSLIYQEIIESSQPLAITTSDYHRYGWQTKNFEATPMGLMHHRLFREVVARVEGYVCANYS from the coding sequence ATGCGAAAACTACTTTTATTAGTTTCTTGTGGACTTTTGTCTATCAACCTAACTAGCTGTTCTCTACCAGCATCAGGAAGCTATCACCCTAAGCTTTATAAATCAGGGAGTAAAGCAAAAGGTGTTGTTGCTATGCTGCCTGTGTTTTATCGTTCTGGAAAAGCCTCAGAAGTTCTTCCATGGAATTTGCAAGCAGAATTCACACAGGAAATTGGAAAAAGATTCCATGCCTCTGATAAAGTATTTTTAATTAAACATACAGCGTCTCCACAGGTCATTTCACAATTTTATTCCCCTGTAGTTCCTGAGTTTTCTCCTCAAGCAGTAGCGGAATTTCTTCCCGCCGAGTTTATCGTAGCTACAGAGCTTCTGGAGCAAAAAACTTCTCAAGATGCGTTTGGTCACGACTCCATAACAGCATCTGTTCGTGTTCGTGTTTTTGATATTCGTCACAACAAGGTTTCTTTGATTTATCAAGAAATTATTGAATCTAGCCAACCTCTTGCTATAACAACTAGCGATTATCACCGTTATGGGTGGCAAACAAAAAACTTCGAAGCAACACCTATGGGTCTGATGCACCATCGTCTATTTCGAGAAGTTGTCGCCAGAGTTGAAGGCTATGTCTGTGCAAATTATTCGTAA